The proteins below are encoded in one region of Canis lupus familiaris isolate Mischka breed German Shepherd chromosome 21, alternate assembly UU_Cfam_GSD_1.0, whole genome shotgun sequence:
- the MRPL17 gene encoding 39S ribosomal protein L17, mitochondrial, translating to MRLSVAAAISHGRVFRRLGLGPESRIHLLRNLLTGLVRHERIEASWARVDEMRGYAEKLIDYGKLGDTNEQAMRMADFWLTEKDLIPKLFQVLAPRYQGQNGGYTRMLQIPNRSKQDRAKMAVIEYKGNCLPPLPLPRRDSNLTLLNQLLQGLQQDQKASIHGSHTAQTPGI from the exons ATGCGGCTGTCGGTGGCAGCAGCCATCTCCCACGGTCGTGTATTTCGCCGTCTGGGCCTCGGTCCAGAGTCCCGTATCCACCTGCTGCGGAACTTGCTTACAGGACTCGTGCGACACGAACGCATAGAGGCCTCGTGGGCGCGCGTGGACGAAATGAGAGGCTACGCCGAGAag CTCATCGACTATGGGAAGCTGGGAGACACCAACGAACAGGCCATGCGCATGGCTGACTTCTGGCTTACG GAGAAAGACTTGATCCCAAAGCTGTTTCAAGTACTGGCCCCTCGCTACCAAGGTCAGAATGGGGGCTACACGAGAATGCTGCAGATCCCAAATCGGAGTAAGCAGGATCGGGCCAAGATGGCAGTGATCGAGTATAAAGGGAactgcctcccacccctgcccttgcCTCGCAGAGACAGCAACCTTACTCTTCTAAACCAGCTGCTTCAGGGGTTGCAGCAGGACCAGAAAGCAAGCATCCACGGCTCCCACACAGCTCAAACACCAGGGATTTAA